The sequence TGAGAATTATCGGGGCTCCCCTTTGAGATCAActccctttccttccttttgCCAGCCTCCCTCGACGGTGCGCGTGTATCACCGACCATcagtcttttcttctcaGCCAGATTGACATCGCGTTCGAACTGCAGTTCTTGAGTGGTGCCGGATCACCACTGGGTATGTGATTCCCCTCGGCTCTTCCCCAGACACTTGGCGCGCGGAGCTAACGACTGCACGCTTTCACGTAGCCGATGACACAGGATTGACAAATTCCTCTCAACGATCTGAAGCCTCGTCACTCATTCCGGTGATCACTGGAGCGTTGTTCGGTCCCTCGTTTGAATTCATACCCGCCCCCATACCAGACAGAACCAGATCCGCGAGACCATCGAGATGGAGAGCTTCGCACCTGTTTCGCCAGGCGTGCCGCAAGCTCCCAACCACGACTCCATGGTCACCGTCTCTCTATCCGACATTCATTCCAACTCAGAGCATACACAACCCGACTGGCGAAGTCTCGATATCCCTCCGACGCCCGTCGAGTCACATGGACCAGATACTCTGCAGGACCAACCCGAGTCCTTTGGTCCCCGGGTGCTTCTCGATGCCGCCAAGACCACTCCCCCTCTCACGGACGAACTTCTCTCGCCAACCTTGCCAGTCTCGAATGGGGGGAAATCTAACCTAGTAgatgaggaaatgaagagCGAAGGGGATTGGACCAATCTCGACCGCACCGAAGAACAAGAGCCGCGCGGAGAGGGAACGGACGATGTATGTTGACCCCAAAGGAATACTTCCCCCTcccgccttcttcttcccttctccttcccttctcCCCACCCAGCGATCGTGCGGCCCAGCCCGTGGAATGTGAGATTGACATACCACTCCCTTTTGGTTCTAGTCCACTGCCCTTTTGCTCGCGCGTCTCGAACAAGAAAACAATGCACTGGCGACGAATCCCAAATCGGCCTTGTCCAATGCGCCCCGCAGCCAGCACCATCAGCGACAGTCACGCTCCGAGTCGCTGTTCCAGATACAAAAACTAATCAATGAACCCACGCGATCTGAGTTGCGTTACTCGCAGCTTCAACCACCGCCGATGACGGAACTGGAATTCTGGGCCGCCCTTGTGGCAGACTATCCCCAGACCGCACAGCGACTGCCAACGTTGACATCGAACAAAATTCAACAGGGTGTGCCTCCACCGCTACGAGGGGTCGTCTGGCCGAGCTTGGCGGGCGCGCGCGATCCAGCGTTGGTGGAAGACTTTCAGCGATTGAGTGGTGAAAGTAGTCCCTACGATGGTCTCATCGGCAAGGATATCGGTCGCAGTTTTCCAAACGTGGAGATGTTCCGCGATCCCAATGGAGAGGGGCAGCAAATGCTGGCACGAGTCTTACGATGCTTCTCCTTGTATGATTCGCAAATTGGTTACTGTCAGGGATTAGGGTTTGTGGTTGGCCCCCTCTTGATGCACATGTCGGACGTGGAAGCTTTCTGTGTGCTGGTTCGGTAAGCCCCGAAAGGTTCCCAAGAAGAGCTTGCGCATTGTTGCTGACCGGCTTCTTTAGACTCATGGACCATTATAACCTTCGGACGTGCTACCTTCCAGACTTGTCGGGTCTTCACCTCCATGTGTACCAGTTTCAGAATCTCCTGGCCCGGCATCGTCCGGCACTCTTCCAGCACCTCGAGGCGTTGGGAGTCGAACCCGTCTACGTCTCGCAATggttcttgtccttcttcgctGTGGCGTGTCCCTTACCCATGCTCCTTCGCATTTACGATGTTATCTTCCTCGAAGGTGCTTGTGAGACTCTGATGCGGGTCGCACTATCTTTGATGCAGCGCAACGAGAAGCGAATCATGGCTTGCACAGAATTCGAAGATGTCATGCAATTGCTGCTGTCGCGCAGTCTGTGGGACACGTACGTACCGACCAACtatcccctccccttccccttgACTCAGTTTGTCGCAGTGAGACTGACCAATTACACAGATATGCGTTCAACGCGGACGATCTTGTCAACGACTTTGTATCTCTGACGTCCCTCGTCACGCACGAGAGCCTCCAGGCTCTTGAGGTTAGCTACAATCACTCTCAAGGTGTTCCGACCGGAATTTCCTTCCCTCAGATGCAAGCCGCGGCGTCGCGGTTCCTTGGTCGTCTTTGGGCAGGCTCCAATTCCCACAATTCGGTGAAAACCTTGAACCCAAACCTTGGGTGCTCCCGCCCCGCGAGCGTCATTCGCCGCTCGACCTCGAAGCAGAGCCTGACCTCGACCCTCAACTCGGTGGAGTCGACATCTGACGCGAGCACCGCCCCGACCGAGCTGTCTACCAATTTAAACAGTGATCAAAAGTCACGGAAATCTAACATGTCCTCGCACCACAAGGACCGTGATCTGCACACTCAGATTGAAGATTTGTTGATGGCGTTGGGGGATCTGCAGCGTCAACACGCGGACCTGACCCGTGACTTGCAGCAAGAGCGGGAGGAGCGCGAGGAAGATCACACGTTGGCACGGGAGATGCTTCAATTCATTCAAGAACAACCAGAGGAGGTGCGACCACAGGAATTGGTCTCCAAGGCTCAGGATCGCTTCACCACTGGATCCAGCGAGCATCAACGCTCGTCTCTGTATCAGACAAAACATCAGCTTCATGACGACATGGTTCGATGGAAGCAGATGCACGAGGTTGAGGCAAGCCGTTGCCTTGATTTGACCCGGCGCATggatgactttgagaaggagaacaaTTCCCTCAAGGAGCAGTTGCGAGAGGCACGCAGTCGGATCCAAGATGGGTACCGCGATCGCCAAAGACTGGAGCGACTGAACAAGGAACTGAGGGTGCTCAAGATGCCTGAAGCAGCGACTCCGCCAGATACTGCCTTCGCCTCTCCCGAAAACGAGACGCCCTCTCCACCGGGAGGTCTTCGTGAGCTGCGGCTGGTCCGAACTAACTCTCACAAATCGCCACCCAGTACACAGAAACCGCCCACATTCAACAAGCGCTCGAGCAGCTTGGGCCTTCAGAATGTGCTAGCTACCGAGAATCAGAAGCCCGCGGCCGAAGACTCCCTGCTGCTGGAACTAGTCAACTCCAAGACTGCCGAGGCCATTGCCAagcaggagctggaggaagtGAAAGGCAAGCTGGAGGCGTTACGAAAAATGATCAGCAAGCCTGGCGTCCAACAGGCGCCGAAATTGGAGAAGCGACATTCTTTCCTCAGTCAATCGCCCACTCAATCCGACCACTCACGTTCACCCGGCTCTTCTGGAAATGCtagcggtggtggtggaggaggattCTTTAGTGGTTGGGCTCGGCGAGCTCCTGCTACGAACAACGAGTCTCCATGACgggtggcggtggagggCTGGCTGGAAAGtgataccttttttttttttgctggcGAGTCTCTTTTGGTAAAgattttgttcttgtttctttttttgttcttggccGATGTTCGATGTACTTTCTGttctcttcatctgctgCAAGTCTTTGTACATACAATGATATCCCGTCTTAATGACAGTTCCAGGCGTGTTGAACCTGCTGCCTTTCAAGGCACGCGGTTACTCTACTCTTCACAGGACTTCTCCACAGTGTCTCACTATTGATCAAACTGGTTCGAGTGATAAGTGCCGGCTGGTCGCTTGTAACACtagttctttgctctttttcACTCGAGCAAAAGCTAGACGAGCACCTTCTGGTTCGACTCAATGACCGACCACAATCACTGGTAATGACTCAGACTCGGCGGCAGATCTTCCTTGCGAGTGCCCCAGCCACTCTCCGTCGAACCCAACGTCAACTCAAGCACACCCCCCTCGATGAAAAAGGCATGCGTCAACCAATTATTCGTCCACTTCTTCCCATCCAGCCTAGCATCCTGAATGAAAATAGCCTTGTAGCTAGGATCGAAATTCTCATTCCGAATCGTGGCCGTCTTCCCCGTAAGCGGATTCGTGATACTCACCTCCTTGAAATAAGGAGGCGTAATTAGATACACATCTTGTCCGGGGACGGGCCAAAGACCCATCATGCTGAGCATCACAAAGGATCCCATGGCTCCGCTGTCGTCATTCCCCGCGATGCCGGCGACTGTGGTGTTGAACTGTGAGGGGATGTAGAAGTGACTATATTTGGCGGAGAGAGCGGGCCGTCCCCCATAATGGAACTGGAAGACGGTGAGGAAGGCCTGTTCGTCGCCGACGTAGAGGAGACCGGATTGATGAAGATATTCCAGGCGGGAGGTGAACTTTTCTGCGCCACCGAGCGCGTGGATGAGTGCTCCCATGTCGTGAGGGGCGTAGCTGCGATGACAAGGGAGAAACACGGATTAGCTCATGTGGGGAACGAATATCTTGACTTGATAATAGAAGAATGAATGAAAGGTTGAGAAATCTCAGGATTTTTCACTTACAATGTATAAAGCCAGGAGCTTCCTTCGTAGGTCTCATGGCCATCTGGATTCAAGTAACACGAGGTGAAGTTTAGCAGAGGGCTGCAGAAAATAGGATCTTGGTAGCCCCAGGTGCCGTTCATGTAACGCGGTTGCAAGAACCCAGTAAAGGTCATGTCGGACCCGTTCAGGCTGGAAGTTTGATCTGCTTTGAACATATGCGCCCAATTTCGCGAGCGATTTGTGTACTTCTCATAGTCTGCCTGCTTGCCCAGCCCCTTGGCCATCTCGGCGATGCAGAAATCGTCATAAGCGTATTCAACGGTGCGCGAGATGCTGCGAGTATGAGTGCCCACCCCATACGGATCAAAGTCATCGGTGGGGATGTATCCGAGACTCTTCCAACTGTGTAGACCACCGCGACCCTCGACGTTCCAGTTTGCAGGCTCAACTTCGGCATCTTTCACAACGGCTTCGTAAGCAGTGTCCCAATCGATGCCTTGGACCTTTTTCAGATAGGCATCCGCCATGAGGACGTCGGCATTAGAGCCTCCCTGGGTAAAGCCCTTGCAGAGTGACATACGGCAGTCTGGAAGATAGCCTTCATGACGGTAGATATCAATCAGACTGCGCAGCATGCGAGATTGGGACAACGGGTCCACCATCGTCAACAATGGGTGAATACTGCGGAAGGAATCCCAGATACTATGAGGTGTGTGAGTGTTTCTTTCCATGTTCGAAAGAAAATTCAAGAGAGATTtctggaaaaagaaagaaaaaaagaaaaaagaaaggagatcTCACCAATAATAGCTGTCATAGTAGGGCTCATCGCTATCCCAAAGAGGATTCTCTCCCGTGTAGTCTTGAGGGCTGATCAGAGATCGATATGCACCGCTCCAGAAAATCTCCTGAAAGTCGTCAGACACTCCGGACGCATCCACGGTCACCACATTCAATTTCTCCCTCCATGCATCCTCGGCCGCGGACCGGGTCTCTTCAAAGTCAAAGTTTGGCTGCTCGCGTTCAGCATTGGCACATGCTTGATGAACGCTAATGAAGCTGACACCCGCGCGGGCCAGAATGCTATTGTTGGCTGGGCTGTGAAATCGTGCAAATGTTCCGGCCGATAGTGAGGAAGGCGTATTGGTACCATCTGCCAGCATAGAAACAGTGTTTGGTGCTGTGCCAGCCCGATTCTTGGTCCAAGTCCCGGTTTCGCGAAGCTCGGCACCTTTGAAATCGATACAGAAGTGAAGATCATAGGACCCGATGCCAAAACTGGGGTTGAATGTGCCGTTTCCAGTGAGGCGTCCAGTAGTACGGTCAACGTCGGCTGTACCGCTTGTGCGTGATTGTGGAAGATCTATCAGATCCACGAGGATGATTGGGCTTAACGATTGGGATGAAGCACCGTCGAAGGTGAATCGATAGAGCGCAGATCGATTGGTAGTAGTCATCTCGGCCTGAACACCATTTTCTAATGAGATACTGAAGTAGCCCGGTCGTGCTTTGACTGAATCCTTCTTCCAAGCCACGGCTCGATCGTTGAGTTGCCATTTGCATTGGTTAATGTCATCATTTGGGCAATACGGCTGAGGAAAGATGGGAAAATTCCCCAGTGATGGTGACTGTAAACTAGTCAGAAACATAATTTCTCCAGAGCTAAGAAGACATTCTTACACCTCCAGTGCCGGAGTCGTGCATGTGGGAGAAACCAGTGACATATTGCGTGTCGAATGCAAAGCCCGCCTGATTTTCGCCAATGGTGTCGGCGACTGCTTTCACCATTCCTAACTTCTGTCAGAGAAGTAGATTCTGAGATTTTTCTCAATGCTTCTTACCGAAAGGCAGAGTCGCCCCAGGAAACACATGGCCTGAGAGAGAATTTCATTAGCTGCCCCGACGAGAAAACGTATCGAGTCTTGAATGTTTGGGCTCAATTACCTCCATTGGCTGTTCCAATCAAAGGATTAACATGATTCAATATATCGCTTTGACCTGTTGACGCGGCTGAAGCAGTCAGGGCCCATGAGCCGTAGAAGGCCGCAGCCCATGCGTTCCGGGGGCACAATATCTGGAACTGCATGCTCGTCTCGACCAAAATTCAGATACGAGCGGTAGCATAGACAAAGATTTTCAACAGTACCAAACAGCCAAGCGTCCAGGTGAAAGGGAGCTTCGAAGGAAAACGCGCGTGCTTTGGGTGTACTTTGGAGTCCACGCGTGAAGAACATTCCATATCCCTGGGCAGGGTTGCTGATCCGTATTTCAAGTCCATGGCGGGCTCAAGAGCTTCCGAAGATGGGGTCCTCGACACCAAGAAGCCAGACAGACCACAGTAACATTCAGGACCTGCATGGTGTGACATTTGCTTTCCCTAGTCCAGGCTGGTTGAGCAGCAGCTATGACGGACAGGTCACAGGTTGGACGCTCCACGAGCCCCTCAAGGCGCGCGGCACAGACCGCGCCAGGCATACTAGTAGACTTTGTAACAAATCATGAAAAAGCCGTATAATAGAAATGAACGTCAGTGTCGTAGGTGGAGCGCTGATCCTTGTTGATCTTTCACCTGGAGGGGGTTCGTAGTTCCCCAACCTGCGGGGACGGACTTGCAGCTACAGTGCTTGATTTGCCATGTTTGTGGGCATTTTGAGAACGCGGGGTAGCATTTTCGGCATCTGATCGATTCCCATCGTATCGTATGTCCTGAATGTAACCTCTTTGCGATACTGAACAATTAGAGAATAGCTGATCGGTAATTGGTGGGAATCAGGCTTGTCGAGTTGAGGCCGACGAGGTAAAATGGCCCAAATAGGATGACGCTCTTCGGGTATTTCATTCGGCTGCCTGCAGACATCAGACAGGCTCACGTCCACTCGTATTGGGGGTCATCAAGCAAGAGGGAAGAATATCACTCGTTCGAATTGAACGATGAAATATTCTGTCCCCCTCTAACTCGATACAGGAGGGATTTGGCGGTCAACCGTATAATGTACAACCATGATAAAAGTGCGACTATAGGACAGACTTGAGAGTCGTGCTCAGATACAAAGCTTAGCAGGGATCAGGGCAACAACGAATAGCACTGGAACCCTACTTTCTACTCCAGCGACAATGGAATACCTCCACCATGAACTGGAAACAAATGCCCTTTTATTGTGAGGGCAAGTCAGACCGCAGAAGGACATTCATTGAGGGTGACATCTGGGCGAGATCAAGCCGCATCCAAAATGATTCCACGATATCAAGGGTTTCTCTATAGAGCCGTGAGGGTCTCTCGCACCTGGCTGAGCTAAGAGTACGACTGTACATTTTACGGTGTCGCTACATTGTACACTACACGACGGATATACGACGCACTTCACGGGTACTTGGAAAGAGATCAACATGCCGGCTGTGTTTGCCGATCGGGAATATCCAGGAAGTACTGGATAGCTGCTAGGAGTATGCCCCCATTACTCCTGTTCCAGCTACGAAGACAGAACACACTCTTCGGAGTTCTGACTCTAACAAACACGACCTCGATCGTCATCACTTGGACTCAGAGCCCCGGCGGCGAATAAACCTGCATCTTGTCAGTCACACATTCTCTGAGTTCAAGCTCAGCCTGGGCAATGGCATCGTTTCTGGTCGGGATGCATCGAGGCTGGATAGCCGAGTATCTGCCGAGACATCTCCGGCTTAGATAAGAATCGACGGTCCGCAGTAGGTACACGAGGGAAGTGCTTGGCACAGGCGTCATACTTGGTAAGTTGGTAATTGGTCACTGTTCGAGCACAGTTCAAATTTCACCCTGTCACTGAGGGTCTCGACCGGTTGTTGATTCTCCGAAATGTGATTTGTGAAGACTGCGCTGTCCACTTTCTCACAATACGAGCGTCGCGTCGCGGGGGTGTAGtcccgaaaaaaaagagtgcgTATCGCCACATCCTCATTGTCAGGATCTTAAAGGGTCATCGCATTAAACTACAATGCCGGGAGTTCCTTCAAACAAGGCATGTGAGCGTTGTAAGAAACGCCATCTAAAAGTAAGTATCCCCAAGCTCAATTATTACCTGAGGTAACCACTCGACTCATCGTTCCAAGTGCGATGAAACCCGTCCTCAATGCCAGCGGTGCATCAATGCAGGTGTAGAATGTCCCGGGTATCTGCAGACTCGCAAATTTATTGACCAAGGTGCCACGGTGCGCCGGCGGTACGCCCCTTACCAGGAGAGCCATTCAAAAACAACATCGAATGTGAGACTCCCGAGGCGGTCGTGGCGAGCACATTGACTGCGCGAACAATGTACTAATTTCGATCGAAAAGGGACATGAAACCGCTGTGAGTCTTGGCGATTCGGGTGTAAATCCAAGCTTGCAGTATCGAGGCAGCGTCCCAGTGTCCTTTGCGAAGGATGCGACCAGCTCAGAGCCTGCTCGTCAATCGACCCTATTGAGAGCGAGTTGTGAGTCGGAGCCATCTACAGGCGAAACCTCCGATCCAAACCAGCTTGGCAATTTGCTACAATCACCAAGCGCAGTTTCGTCATCTTGTCAATCTTCTGGTAGACAGCATACTGTTCGACCTGCCTCGTTCCCCGAGGATCATACTCGAGCACAAATGCCCACTCAAAGCCCAGAGGTGCTAGGGAATGCGAGAGTTGAGGTCGATCTGGAACATCCCTTTACGCACGATCCCATAATCGGTTGGGATAGCCAACATGATCGAGGACCACCAGCATCGGATATCTCGACCAGAGAAGCTGATAGAGACGACTTTCAGAATATCGTTTCCGAGTTGATGACGGGGACAGAGCATGAGTTGGCATTTCTGACGCGCTATTTCGCAGAAAATCTAGGCCCATGGTAAATATCTCCTCGGTTGCCATTGTACCCGACTGTGAGGCTtactcttcttttttttcccaggCTGGACCTTTCGGACGCAGTAAAGTTCTTTGCAGTTCATGTCCCCATCAGAGCCATCAACTGCGTATCTCTGAAATATGCCATGGCGGCATTTGCAGCGAAACAGCTTGGTCGGGTCAAAGGTGTCAAATCCCACACTGGACGTGGGATTCTGACCAGTCCTGCCGCGAGTGAAATATATCCCAACTCTGAGACAGTGGATTGGTTCCTGAAGGGAGTTAATTATTATTACCTCTCTGTTTCGGACATGTCCAAATCAGCATCGGATGGGTATTCCAGCGTGTCGACCTCGGTGGTGATTGATTCCCCCATCGAGATACTCAAAAAGTGGTTGTCGACTCAATCGGCCAAAACAACCGGACAGGATCTCAGCAACGGGGTATTCTTGCGAAAAGTGGAGGATATCTTGGCTACTGTTGCCATACTGATCTACTACAAGCTCCTGGACACGAAAGGAGAGACATGGCATACGTGGGTACCATCTTCATTACTAGTACCTTCGAATCTACCGACTAATCAGCTGACTCTTCTCGGGAAAACGCCCCAGGTATCTCGCGGGTACGCATGAAGTCTTTAGTGCTCTCATGCAAATGAAGCGAACGGATACAATCCCTTTTTCTCATGGCATCCAGGCCTGTTTCTGGAATTTCGCGCGTCTGGACTACCTGGGGTCCTACTACATCCGCGCAAAGACGCATTTAAACCCTTCAGACACCTCGCTCTGGCGTGCAGCGGGAATCTCTATAGACGAGAACGAAAAGTTCAACATCGTTGACACCGCCGACCCTTACATGTCAAAAGAGGATCAGACTTTCAACGGTCTTTGCTGGCTGGCATTCAAGGTGGTCAACTTTCTTGCTCATTCGAAACAAGCCCAGGTCGCCCAGTGGGTAGGATCTCCCATCGCGCGAACCCCCTCCAGTTCTGGAAGTTCGCGTGCCACCTCGGTACAGTTATCCCAAGTTCCCGACACAAACACCTGGCTCGACCTATGTTTTGAGCTGCAGACTTGGTTTGAGGGTGCCCCGGAAACTATACGCCC comes from Penicillium oxalicum strain HP7-1 chromosome I, whole genome shotgun sequence and encodes:
- a CDS encoding putative secreted glycosidase, which gives rise to MQFQILCPRNAWAAAFYGSWALTASAASTGQSDILNHVNPLIGTANGGHVFPGATLPFGMVKAVADTIGENQAGFAFDTQYVTGFSHMHDSGTGGSPSLGNFPIFPQPYCPNDDINQCKWQLNDRAVAWKKDSVKARPGYFSISLENGVQAEMTTTNRSALYRFTFDGASSQSLSPIILVDLIDLPQSRTSGTADVDRTTGRLTGNGTFNPSFGIGSYDLHFCIDFKGAELRETGTWTKNRAGTAPNTVSMLADGTNTPSSLSAGTFARFHSPANNSILARAGVSFISVHQACANAEREQPNFDFEETRSAAEDAWREKLNVVTVDASGVSDDFQEIFWSGAYRSLISPQDYTGENPLWDSDEPYYDSYYCIWDSFRSIHPLLTMVDPLSQSRMLRSLIDIYRHEGYLPDCRMSLCKGFTQGGSNADVLMADAYLKKVQGIDWDTAYEAVVKDAEVEPANWNVEGRGGLHSWKSLGYIPTDDFDPYGVGTHTRSISRTVEYAYDDFCIAEMAKGLGKQADYEKYTNRSRNWAHMFKADQTSSLNGSDMTFTGFLQPRYMNGTWGYQDPIFCSPLLNFTSCYLNPDGHETYEGSSWLYTFYAPHDMGALIHALGGAEKFTSRLEYLHQSGLLYVGDEQAFLTVFQFHYGGRPALSAKYSHFYIPSQFNTTVAGIAGNDDSGAMGSFVMLSMMGLWPVPGQDVYLITPPYFKEVSITNPLTGKTATIRNENFDPSYKAIFIQDARLDGKKWTNNWLTHAFFIEGGVLELTLGSTESGWGTRKEDLPPSLSHYQ